Sequence from the Candidatus Thioglobus sp. NP1 genome:
ACCAAAGACAGAGCCCGCTGCGCCAGAACCAAAGGCCGCTCCTGCATCCGCTCCCTTACCATGTTGGATCAAAATCAAGCCAACCAAACCTAGAGCTATTAAAACATGAATTACTAAAATTATTTGAAACGTCATATTAACCTACCTTACAAATTTGTAAAAAATCTTCTGCCTTAAGAGCAGCACCGCCAATCAGTCCACCATCAATGTCAGCACAAGAGATTAACTCACTAGCATTGCTAGCATTCATGCTGCCACCATAAAGTATTGGTGTTTTTTGTGCGACACTTTCGTCATTCTTTGCTAATAAGCTTCGGATAAATAAATGAGCCTCTTGAGCTTGTTCTGGAGTGGCCGTCACACCTGTTCCAATTGCCCATACTGGCTCATATGCAATAATAATTTGGTTGAAAGCCTCTATGCCAACTAACTCAATTACTGCGCTCAACTGTTTTTCGATAACCGCTTCTGTATTACCAGAATCTCTTTGTTCAATGGACTCACCAATGCATAAGAGTGGTGTCAAACCCGCATTAAGTGCTGCCTTAGTTTTTTCAGCAACCATGGCGCTTGTCTCACCATATAGGCTTCGTCTTTCTGAATGGCCAACTATAACATGTCGAGCTCCGAAGTCTTTGATCATATCTGCACTAACCTCGCCAGTATATGCTCCAGATGCATTTGTATTAAGGTTTTGTGCTCCTAACATAACCTTGCTTCCTTGAATCAAAAGCTCAACCTGGGCTAAATATGGAAAAGGCGCACAGACCAAGACTTCACTAGTAATACCATCCATCCCAGTCAAAAGATCCTTTATTAGATTATCAACTGAGTCTTTGCTTGCATTCATTTTCCAGTTGCCTGCTACAATCGTTTTACGCATCCTTTTTACACTTACCAAAAAGAGGGCAATGATACTCTAAAATAAACATAAAATCAATTTGCAGAGGCCTTTCTAGCGCTTTCTTATGCGAGAATTATTTAAGACTTGGCATTTCACGCATATATATAGCTTTCTCTATTTCCTCAGCAGGTGCTTCAAAATTTTCTGCAGCAAGGTGGCCAGAAAAAATAGCATCAGCAATAAGTCCAGGCGCCTCTGCATCACCAATTAATTTTATGTGTTTTTTTGAATTTTCACCAAGCGCTTCTTCTTGCTCGATCAATTTATCATACAAACCACAATTAGGAATTCTCTCTGTAACCATAATGATGGTTTTACAAGCAATAGTTGTTTTGCTTCCAGTAAAAACACATTGGGCAATAAGGTTATAGCCTTCTCCACCTACAATACTTTTATTACAAATTACTTCAACACCTTGTGTCAAAAGTGCTCTTTGAACTCTTGCTTGCTCAAGGGTGGAGTCTGTCCACGGCGAAACCATGCTGGCAGGAGTAACAAAGTTGACTTTTACCCCTTCTGCACTTAAATGGTCAGCAACAACTCCAGCCAGGTATCCTTGCTCATCATCATAAATAACAATTGGCCCCTTAAGCGCATCAATGTCTTTGATAGCATCATCTGGTGACAAAACATTAATTTTATCAAGCCCATTAATTGGGGCTCTGGTGCTTCTTCCAACACCATCAGTCCGCCAGCTTGAGCCAGTTGCTAAAAATATATTTTCAATTCCGAGCTCGTTTATATGGGCAAGGGAAAGCTCGCTATCTTTATAAAGTTCTATATTATTATTTTGTTGTATTTCATAAAGTCTGTTATCAACAACCCGCTTCCATGCAGACAACCCTTTAAGGCTAGACTCAAAAAGAACTCTCCCACCAAGCTGCTTTTTAGACTCTGCTAGGATTACTTGATAACCGCGTCGAGCTAGCTGCACGCTGCATTCTAGGCCTGCTGGTCCAGAACCAATTACTAAAGCTTGTTGTTCGCTTATCTTTGGTTTTGTTGTTTCTGGATCCCAACCTCTCCTCCATTCTTCTCCCATAGTTGGGTTTTGAGTACATCGAATTGGAACGGAAAAATTATCACTCGATACACAAATATTACAACCTATACACTCCTTTATTTGGTCAATTTGTGCATTTTTAATTTTGTTTGGAAGATAAGGGTCTGCTATTGAGGGTCTTGCAGCACCAATAAGGTCTAACGTTCCTTTTTTTACAAGAGAGGCCATTAAGTCTGGAGAGGTGAGTCTGCCCACCCCAACAACTGGCTTAGAGGTTAAGCCCTTTACGAACTCAACATAAGGCAATTGATAGCCTTCATTTGGCTCAAACCTTGATGTTTTTGAATCATTTGCCCAATCTGAAACATTAACATCCCATAAATCAGGGTGTTCAGCAAGAAGCTCAACGACAGCCTTTCCTTCTTCCTGGAATTGCATACCATCCTTACCCTTTAACTCATCAACTGCAAAACGAAAAGCAACGCCACAACTGTCTCCAATAGCTTCTACAGTTTCTTCAAGAAGCTCTCTTGTCAATCGGATACGATTCTCCAGGCTACCTCCATATTCATCAGAACGTGTATTCATATTTGGTAGAATAAATTGTTGTGCAACTGACATTCCATGTCCAGCATAAACATAAACAATGTCAAAGCCCGCCTCTTTTGCATTAAGCGCCGCATTTCGATGCCACATTCTAAAGTTAGCAATATCTTTTTTGCTCATTTTTCTTGCTTGTTTTGGATACAGAAAATTAATTGGGTGATCGACTGCAGACATCGTTGGAATTCTTGAGTAAAGATTTATAGCATTATGTCCACTATGCGTTAACTCAATTGCGGCCAAAGCTCCATGTTCATGAACAGCCTCTGTCATTAATCGCAGTGCTGGGATATCTCTTTTGTCCCAAATCCTCTGTTCAACATATGGTGCTAAATCAGAACTAGGATGAATTTCTGCCTCCTCAGTAGAGACAACACCCCATCCTCCTTTTGCCTTAACGCCTCGCATTGCTGCATGAGCTTGGGGTCTCAAGTGGCCCATTCCACAACAATGTGGGACTTGGTAAAAACGGTTCTTTGTAACAACAGGCCCGATTTTTACTGGCTCAAATAAAATATCATAAGGAGATTTTTCCATTACTCAGCTTCCTTTTTTTCCGTAATAATTTAAATGAATTATATAGTTTGGCAACCTCTAAAAGAACCTGAATTCCCTGAGTGGATTTTATATTGTTTTCTCCAAAATGCTTTAAACACCTCTTGGTAATATGCATGTATCATTACTATATTATTTATATTTTTAGTGTTTACTAGTATGTCTGAAACCTGGGCGCGTAGCTTAGAATCCCTTAAGAACTCTCTTCCTCTAGGAGAGTACAGCGTCTGGATAAAGCCCTTAAAGGCTGTTGAAAGGAATGAAACACTTCATCTTTTTGCCCCGAGCGCATCAGCTCTTAAGTATATTAATAATCATAAAAATATTGAGTCTGCAGTTCTTCTTGCCGTTGCAGATTTTGACAAAAAACTTAAAGTTAGTTTTGGTGTTGAAGACAAAACCAAAAAACCTGTCGATTTAAAAAAACAGCAAACAACTCCCTTATTTCCGGAGTATACATTTGACAACCTAGTTCTAGGAAATGCAAACCAAGTGGCAGCTCTAGCCAGCAGGCAAATTGCAGAGAAAATAGGCGCCTCTCCTTACAACCCTTTTATTATTTATGGAGAATCTGGTCTTGGTAAAACTCACCTAATGCAAGCTGCAGGACACCTTGCTTTGAAGAAAAATCCAAAAGCAAAGATACTCTACGTACCTTTAATGGACTTTGTAAGAAATATTACAAGTAGCTTAAGACATAATACAATTGAAAGTGTTAAGTTTTTTTATCAATCAGCAGACTTATTGTTAGTTGATGACATTCATTTAATTGCAGGGAAAGATAAGTCTCAGGAAGAATTTTTTCATATTTTTAATTTTTTGTTTAGCACAAAAAAACAAATTATTTTCACTTGTGACCAGCCACCAAAAAATATAAAAGACCTAGAAAATAGGCTTAAAACTAGATTTTCACAAGGACTTAATTTACAGCTTTCTCCACCCGAATTGGAGATGCGTGCAGCTATACTTTTAAAAAAATCTCAAAACTCAAAAATTTCACTTGATTTAAGTGAAGACATGGCGCTTTTTATTGCAAGCCACGTAGTATCGAATGTTCGTGATCTGGAGGGAGCCCTTTTAAAACTTAAGGCATTTGTTGATTTCTCAAAGATTGACCACTCTTTTATAACAAAAGATGTCATTGAAGGTGCGCTTGGAGATCTTATTAAGCCAAAAAAACTTTTTATTGAGATAAATGAGGTGCAGAAAACTGTAAGTAAATATTATGGTATTACTGTTTCAGATCTGGTTTCTAACTCCAGAAAACAACACCTAGTTAAAGCAAGACAAATGGCAATGTATTTAAGCCACAGCCTTACGTCCCTTTCATTAGCAAAAATTGGCCAAAACTTTGGAAACAGAGATCACTCCACGGTGCTTTATTCTTGTGAGAAACTTAATAAACTTATGGAAACAAATGAAGAAATAAGAAACGATGTTGAAAACATAAAAATTAAAATAACCAACATATAAACATCGTGTTAAAAGTTGAGGTGTTAGTAACATTAAAAACATCTTATAATTAGAACAATAATAAAACTTATTAAAGAAATTAAAATAGCATACTAACAAGATATAAACATAATAAGTTATTGATATTGTTAAGAAATAGAGAATAGTTAACGGAAATAGGCCATACTAATAATAATAATAATTAATTAAAGAAAGCATATGAATACCGAACTAAGTGTAGAAGAACTTTTAGATCCATTACAAACAGTGATTGGTGTTGTCGAAAAAAAACAAACGTTACCAATTCTATCTCATGTTTTAATTCAACTAAAAGAAAAGAAACTAACGCTTACTACAACAGATATGGAGCTAGAAATAAGCGCTTCAAGCAAGATTAAAAGTGATAGCGAGGTTACCTTTACAATATATGCAAAAGATTTAATTGACATAGTAAGAAAACTGCCAGAAAAAACTTTAATTAAGTTCAAGATTGAAGAAAAGAAAATATACCTAAATGCCAATAAGAATACATTTGAACTAAATACATTTGATCATCTAGACTTTCCTGCACTTCCAAAGACTCAGAATACAAGTGTGATAAACATAAAACAAGAACTGCTCAAAGAGCTAATTGAAAATACAAGTTTTTCTATGGGCAACCAAGATATCAGGGCATACTTAAACGGTTTATTTTTTGAGCTTGATCAAAATTCATTAACAGTTGTTGCAACTGATGGACACCGATTATCTATTGGAGAGGTTAAACAAGACAATAATTTAGAGGAAAGAAAAACTGTAATTCTTCCTAGAAAAGCTGTTTTAGAGTTAACAAAACTTCTTAACAAAAGCTCTCAAAGTAATGCTGAAATACATTTATCCGATAATTACTTTTCACTTATTGACGTAGATACTAAAATAATTAGCCGGTTAATTGATGGTAATTTTCCAAACTACAAACAAGTGATGCCTACCGACTTTAGCAATACTATTGTTATTAATAGGACCGATTTTCTCTCAAGCCTTCAGCAGGCGTCTATATTTGTAGACGAAAGAACAAAGGGCGTTAAACTTGTTTTTAGAGACGACAAATTAAGTATTTTCTCACACTCAGAAAGAGGAAGAGCTGAAACGCAACTTGAGGTTACCAAACAAGAAAAAGAGTTAGAAATAGCCTTTAATATTCACTACCTCATTTCAGTCTTAGAAAAATTAACAACCAGGGAAATTAATATGGTGATACCTGGCGGAGAAAACAAGTCTTGCCTTATTAGTGCTACTGATGATGAAAGTTATCAATATATAATTATGCCAATGAAAATATAACGTTCGCATTCTAATGGCGAGCATTGAAAAGCTACATATTTTACGATTCAGAAATTTAAACGATCAGTACCTTGAGCCCAATAAAAAGATAAATCTATTTCTTGGTGAAAATGGACAGGGTAAAACAAATTTAATAGAGTCAATTTATTATTTAAGCCACAATAGGTCTTTCAAAACCAAAAACACAAGGGAGTTGATTCCGTTTAATGAAGATTTTATTCAAATAAGTGCATTTGTTGACAGCTTAAAGGTTGTGCTTAAAAAATCAAAAACTACAAATTCTATATTAATAGATGATCAAAAAATTGCGACAAATAGCAAGCTCACTCAACACCTTCCAATCCAAATTATATCCCCAGATAGGGGTTTTGTAGTTGGTGGAACCCCGAAGCTGAAGAGATCTTATCTAGACTGGGGTGTTTATCACGAAAAAACTGAAATTTCAAAAACTTATAGGGACTACAACAAGGGCCTTAAAAATATAAACATTTTGCTTTCAAAAAATAGTAGTGCCCTGGAAGACTGGTTTGTACAGATTGCACCACTGTCTGTTGAAATATCGATAGCAAGAAAAAAATATATTGATAAGCTTGTAAAAATTCTCGACAGTAACCATTTTAAAAAACTAAGCGGGCTTCTGGACTTAAACAGTAGATTTGAATTAAGGCTTCAGTCAGGATGGACAAAAGATCTAGATGGTCTGGAAAAAGAGAAGGTCTATGATCATCTTGTTAACAATAAAGCGTTATATATTAAGACAAAATATTTAAGCCATGGGCCTCACAAGGCCAGCATAGATTTTTCTTTAAATAAACAAGACGAAGTTTTTCTTTCAAGAGGTGAGCAAAAAACGGCTTCAATAGTTTTCTGGATACTCCAAGTTTTAATTTTGGTTGAACAAAACAACAGTCCAATTATTTTAATTGATGACATTTCATCAGAGCTTGATCAAAAAAAAATTAATCTGCTTATCGACTTTTTTGTTGGCCTAGATGTTCAAATATTTATAACAGATATTGGTAATACTTTAATTTCTATTGATGAAAAAAACGCAACAACTTTTGAAATAAATAATGGCCATATAACAAGAAAGGAACACTGATCTTTTTGAAAGAAAGCACTGTAAGAAAACACAAAAATACCAACCTATCAGTAGGCTGAAAAGTGCCCATTCATGGTATAATAATTTTATTTATAGGGGGTCATTATGGCTGAAGAATACCAAGCTTCCAATATTAAGGTTTTAAAAGGGCTAGACGCTGTTAGAAAGCGCCCTGGAATGTATATTGGTGACACAGATGATGGCACAGGTTTACACCACATGGTATTTGAGGTTGTTGATAACTCTATAGACGAAGCACTTGCAGGACACTGTTCTAAAATAGAAGTTGTAATCCATGAGAATGATTCTATATCTGTCACCGACGACGGAAGGGGAATACCCGTAGACCTTCACCCAGAAGAAAAAATTTCTGCTGCCGAAGTTATCATGACAGTTCTCCATGCTGGTGGAAAGTTTGATGATAATTCATATAAGGTTTCTGGAGGCTTACACGGTGTTGGTGTTTCTGTTGTTAATGCTTTATCTGAATCCCTTCATCTTGAAATTCATAGGTCTGGAGAGATTTATGAACAAGATTATGTTCTTGGCGTCCCAGTAGCAGAGATCAAAGCAACTGGAAAAACCGATAAAACAGGAACGACAATTCATTTTAAACCAAGCCCTGAAATATTTACTGAAACAGTATATAAATTTGAGACTCTCTCAAATCGTTTACGCGAGCTTTCTTTTTTAAATTCAGGGGTTCACATAGAAATAAATGATCTGCGCTCAGACAAAAAAGATGTTTTTGTTTATGAAGGCGGCATATCAGCTTTTGTAGAACATTTAAACAAATCTAAAAATCCAATCCATAATGACATAATTACGATGTCATCAGAAAAAGACGATATTGTTGTTGATGTGGCTTTACAGTGGAGTGACTCTTATCAAGAAAGCGTTTATTGTTTTACAAATAATATTCCACAAAGAGATGGAGGGGCCCACCTAGCTGGTTTAAGGGCTGCATTAACTCGAACACTAAATAACTTTATTGATGCGTCTGGCCTAGCTAAAAAAGAGAAGGCTGCAATAACTGGTGAGGATACAAGGGAAGGCTTAACT
This genomic interval carries:
- the tpiA gene encoding triose-phosphate isomerase produces the protein MRKTIVAGNWKMNASKDSVDNLIKDLLTGMDGITSEVLVCAPFPYLAQVELLIQGSKVMLGAQNLNTNASGAYTGEVSADMIKDFGARHVIVGHSERRSLYGETSAMVAEKTKAALNAGLTPLLCIGESIEQRDSGNTEAVIEKQLSAVIELVGIEAFNQIIIAYEPVWAIGTGVTATPEQAQEAHLFIRSLLAKNDESVAQKTPILYGGSMNASNASELISCADIDGGLIGGAALKAEDFLQICKVG
- a CDS encoding FAD-dependent oxidoreductase, whose amino-acid sequence is MEKSPYDILFEPVKIGPVVTKNRFYQVPHCCGMGHLRPQAHAAMRGVKAKGGWGVVSTEEAEIHPSSDLAPYVEQRIWDKRDIPALRLMTEAVHEHGALAAIELTHSGHNAINLYSRIPTMSAVDHPINFLYPKQARKMSKKDIANFRMWHRNAALNAKEAGFDIVYVYAGHGMSVAQQFILPNMNTRSDEYGGSLENRIRLTRELLEETVEAIGDSCGVAFRFAVDELKGKDGMQFQEEGKAVVELLAEHPDLWDVNVSDWANDSKTSRFEPNEGYQLPYVEFVKGLTSKPVVGVGRLTSPDLMASLVKKGTLDLIGAARPSIADPYLPNKIKNAQIDQIKECIGCNICVSSDNFSVPIRCTQNPTMGEEWRRGWDPETTKPKISEQQALVIGSGPAGLECSVQLARRGYQVILAESKKQLGGRVLFESSLKGLSAWKRVVDNRLYEIQQNNNIELYKDSELSLAHINELGIENIFLATGSSWRTDGVGRSTRAPINGLDKINVLSPDDAIKDIDALKGPIVIYDDEQGYLAGVVADHLSAEGVKVNFVTPASMVSPWTDSTLEQARVQRALLTQGVEVICNKSIVGGEGYNLIAQCVFTGSKTTIACKTIIMVTERIPNCGLYDKLIEQEEALGENSKKHIKLIGDAEAPGLIADAIFSGHLAAENFEAPAEEIEKAIYMREMPSLK
- the dnaA gene encoding chromosomal replication initiator protein DnaA codes for the protein MSETWARSLESLKNSLPLGEYSVWIKPLKAVERNETLHLFAPSASALKYINNHKNIESAVLLAVADFDKKLKVSFGVEDKTKKPVDLKKQQTTPLFPEYTFDNLVLGNANQVAALASRQIAEKIGASPYNPFIIYGESGLGKTHLMQAAGHLALKKNPKAKILYVPLMDFVRNITSSLRHNTIESVKFFYQSADLLLVDDIHLIAGKDKSQEEFFHIFNFLFSTKKQIIFTCDQPPKNIKDLENRLKTRFSQGLNLQLSPPELEMRAAILLKKSQNSKISLDLSEDMALFIASHVVSNVRDLEGALLKLKAFVDFSKIDHSFITKDVIEGALGDLIKPKKLFIEINEVQKTVSKYYGITVSDLVSNSRKQHLVKARQMAMYLSHSLTSLSLAKIGQNFGNRDHSTVLYSCEKLNKLMETNEEIRNDVENIKIKITNI
- the dnaN gene encoding DNA polymerase III subunit beta, encoding MNTELSVEELLDPLQTVIGVVEKKQTLPILSHVLIQLKEKKLTLTTTDMELEISASSKIKSDSEVTFTIYAKDLIDIVRKLPEKTLIKFKIEEKKIYLNANKNTFELNTFDHLDFPALPKTQNTSVINIKQELLKELIENTSFSMGNQDIRAYLNGLFFELDQNSLTVVATDGHRLSIGEVKQDNNLEERKTVILPRKAVLELTKLLNKSSQSNAEIHLSDNYFSLIDVDTKIISRLIDGNFPNYKQVMPTDFSNTIVINRTDFLSSLQQASIFVDERTKGVKLVFRDDKLSIFSHSERGRAETQLEVTKQEKELEIAFNIHYLISVLEKLTTREINMVIPGGENKSCLISATDDESYQYIIMPMKI
- a CDS encoding DNA replication/repair protein RecF: MASIEKLHILRFRNLNDQYLEPNKKINLFLGENGQGKTNLIESIYYLSHNRSFKTKNTRELIPFNEDFIQISAFVDSLKVVLKKSKTTNSILIDDQKIATNSKLTQHLPIQIISPDRGFVVGGTPKLKRSYLDWGVYHEKTEISKTYRDYNKGLKNINILLSKNSSALEDWFVQIAPLSVEISIARKKYIDKLVKILDSNHFKKLSGLLDLNSRFELRLQSGWTKDLDGLEKEKVYDHLVNNKALYIKTKYLSHGPHKASIDFSLNKQDEVFLSRGEQKTASIVFWILQVLILVEQNNSPIILIDDISSELDQKKINLLIDFFVGLDVQIFITDIGNTLISIDEKNATTFEINNGHITRKEH